ACAACAGTATTCCAGAAAATGAATGTGTACGAGAACCTACTGATCGCCAACAGCGGAAGAGCAAGTATCCTAGACCTAGCAGAGACAATGGGTCTGGGGAATAAGCTCGACAGGAAGGTCAGCCACCTCTCCTATGTAGACAAGAAGAGGCTTGAGATAGCGATGGCTGTCGCATTAAACCCCACCCTTCTTTTATTGGATGAACCGTTCTCAGGACTATCTGAGGACGAGATTAGAGAATTGACTGTCCAGATCAAGGATCTGTCTGATAAGATGACCGTTCTCATGATTGAACATAAGATATCTAAGGTCTGCGACCTTGCCCACAGAATAACTGTACTTAACGATGGCAAGATAATATGTGATGGAAAGCCAGACGAGGCCTTGAACGACCCAACCGTCAGGAAGGTGTATTGGAAGTATGAGTGAGATACTTGAGGTTTCAAACCTCTCATTCGCCTACGGTCAAGCCCAAGTCCTATTCGACATAAACATCAGGACCGGAGGCTTGGTCACAGGCATCGTTGGTAGAAATGGAGCGGGAAAGACGACGTTGCTGAGGACCATAGCAGGTCTGGAGAAACCTACCGGTGGCAGGATACTTCTTGGAAAAACGGATATCACAGGCCTACCAGCATGGAAGATCACTAAGCTAGGAATATCCTATGTACCCCAGGATAAGAGGGTTTTCACCAGCCTAACCACATACGAACATTTACTCATAGCAGCCAACGCTAAGCTCGGTAAGTCTGGGGATGTTGAGGCTGAGATTGAGAAGGCGATGGACTACTTTCCAAGGTTGAGGGTAGTAAAGGATAGTAGAGCGTCGAACCTGAGTGGTGGTGAACGTCAAATGTTGAATATAGCTATGGCCCTCTTCGGCTCAACCAAGCTTCTAATGCTCGACGAGCCCACCGAAGGTTTGGCGCCAGCCCTCACCAGAACATTTGGTGAAGTGTTGAAGGAGAAGAGCAGGGAGGTTCCAATGATCCTGGTTGAACAGAACGTACCCCTCCTCAAGGATGTCTGCGACAGAATATATGTATTGGAGGAGGGTAGAATCATACATGAAGAGAAGTCTAGAGATGAGGTTCAGGAAGGAGGCTTCGCCAAGTACCTATGACAGTCTCGGAGAAGAAAGGAATCTCAAGAATAGAGTGGCCCGAACTTCTAGGCCTAACAGCATTCTTCGCAGTCCTACCGTTATTCCTACCTAAAACCCTGAGCATGCAGATACTATTCTACGCACTAGTAGGCTTAGCCTTCGATCTGTTGTACGGTTACGGTAATCTACTATCTTTCGGCCACGCCCTGTTCTTCGGTGTGGGAGCCTATGGCGCAGCCATAACCTTCAACACAATAACAGGTAACCCCCTAGTTGCAATCGGAGTAGGCTTGGCCCTAACTGTTGCCGTGGCGGCGGCGATAGGGCCAGCCGCCTTGAGAAGGCGTGACCCATACTTCGCCCTAGTTATGATGGCTTTCAACATATTCTTCTATCAGCTCTTCGTTGCACCTCTGGCGCCGTGGACTGGATCAGATATGGGTTTAACAATAAGGAGGATGGAGAGCTTCTGGATAATAGACTTCTCAAACAAGACAACACTATACTATATCATGTTGACGGTTGCCTTCCTACTAATGATCTTGATAAAGATCTTCATGAAATCTAAGTATGGAGCCCTACTTATAGCTACGAGTGAGAGCGAGTTTAAAGTCGAGTCTCTAGGCTACAGCTCCTTCAAGATAAAATATTTATCCTTACTGTTTTCATCGTTCCTTGCAGGTGCTTCAGGAGCCTTATTCGCAACGTTTCTAGGATACTCCGCAATAGACTTCATAGCGCCGACATTCAACATCATCATAGTATTCATAGCTTTGATAGGTGGGAGCGGAACATTTCTCGGGCCGTTCATAGGAAGCTTCATCTACATAGCCTTAACATATCTTCTAACAGTCACCATGGGATGGCACGCCTCCATATACCTTGACGGCGTGATAGGGTTGATAATCATAATAGTTATGATGAAATTCCGTGGAGGCCTATACCGATATTTGTACCAGTTGGCGAAAGGTGTCTACGTCAGGGAGCCTATGAGGTGAAGAGAATATGGATGTAACCTATATATTACAGCAGACAATTTTGGGATTGGCCATAGGCCTAACCTTCTCAATGGTGGCGATAGGCTTCAGCTTGACATTCGGCTTGAGCAAGGTCATA
This genomic window from Candidatus Bathyarchaeota archaeon contains:
- a CDS encoding ABC transporter ATP-binding protein — translated: MSLLLECIGLSKHFGGIPAVDDVTFRLQEKELKCIIGPNGAGKTTLLNLIAGLLKPEAGRIIFKGKDITGLSAHRRAKLGIARTFQLTTVFQKMNVYENLLIANSGRASILDLAETMGLGNKLDRKVSHLSYVDKKRLEIAMAVALNPTLLLLDEPFSGLSEDEIRELTVQIKDLSDKMTVLMIEHKISKVCDLAHRITVLNDGKIICDGKPDEALNDPTVRKVYWKYE
- a CDS encoding ABC transporter ATP-binding protein, yielding MSEILEVSNLSFAYGQAQVLFDINIRTGGLVTGIVGRNGAGKTTLLRTIAGLEKPTGGRILLGKTDITGLPAWKITKLGISYVPQDKRVFTSLTTYEHLLIAANAKLGKSGDVEAEIEKAMDYFPRLRVVKDSRASNLSGGERQMLNIAMALFGSTKLLMLDEPTEGLAPALTRTFGEVLKEKSREVPMILVEQNVPLLKDVCDRIYVLEEGRIIHEEKSRDEVQEGGFAKYL
- a CDS encoding branched-chain amino acid ABC transporter permease, whose product is MTVSEKKGISRIEWPELLGLTAFFAVLPLFLPKTLSMQILFYALVGLAFDLLYGYGNLLSFGHALFFGVGAYGAAITFNTITGNPLVAIGVGLALTVAVAAAIGPAALRRRDPYFALVMMAFNIFFYQLFVAPLAPWTGSDMGLTIRRMESFWIIDFSNKTTLYYIMLTVAFLLMILIKIFMKSKYGALLIATSESEFKVESLGYSSFKIKYLSLLFSSFLAGASGALFATFLGYSAIDFIAPTFNIIIVFIALIGGSGTFLGPFIGSFIYIALTYLLTVTMGWHASIYLDGVIGLIIIIVMMKFRGGLYRYLYQLAKGVYVREPMR